The following proteins come from a genomic window of Gimesia chilikensis:
- a CDS encoding DUF3592 domain-containing protein gives MDTDEEMRQLKSMAKWVLIGLVVFISSGYYAFQELKFMIWGQTAEATVTNVFETSERRKPLLAVEYTFTDEEGQHHSERDDVPRSWPKPGPKVTVQYLSGVEDSSRLEGHSSSTAVWVFLTCCGLMAFGCFKLYQMASEAVDGPPRRRRR, from the coding sequence AATGGGTTTTGATTGGTTTAGTGGTCTTTATTTCCTCCGGATATTATGCGTTTCAGGAACTCAAGTTCATGATCTGGGGCCAGACTGCAGAGGCCACAGTAACGAATGTATTTGAGACATCTGAGCGGCGAAAACCACTGCTGGCGGTCGAGTATACATTTACGGATGAGGAAGGTCAGCATCACAGTGAGCGTGACGATGTGCCACGCAGCTGGCCGAAACCGGGGCCGAAGGTGACAGTGCAGTATCTGTCGGGTGTGGAGGACTCATCACGCCTGGAAGGACATTCCAGCAGCACAGCTGTCTGGGTCTTTCTGACATGTTGCGGATTGATGGCGTTTGGCTGCTTCAAGCTGTACCAGATGGCCAGCGAAGCCGTCGATGGCCCGCCCCGCAGGAGACGACGATAG
- a CDS encoding VOC family protein, with protein sequence MSAKLNLLVLRCQDLSASKKFYEQLGFQFHKEQHRTGPVHYAAQLEEMVFELYPLKPGAAVDQTRLGFRLSIEGDLKERLDRAGIEICDFTHHPKYSVYVVQDPDGRKVVLS encoded by the coding sequence ATGTCTGCCAAACTGAATCTGCTGGTGCTGCGCTGCCAGGACCTGTCTGCCTCAAAAAAGTTTTATGAGCAACTGGGATTTCAATTCCACAAAGAGCAGCATCGGACCGGACCGGTACACTATGCTGCGCAGCTGGAAGAGATGGTATTTGAACTGTATCCACTCAAGCCGGGAGCAGCCGTTGATCAGACTCGATTAGGGTTCCGATTGTCGATCGAGGGAGATTTGAAGGAGAGACTGGATCGGGCCGGGATCGAAATTTGTGATTTTACTCATCATCCCAAGTATTCGGTGTATGTCGTACAAGACCCGGATGGCAGGAAGGTGGTGCTCTCCTGA
- a CDS encoding DUF4291 domain-containing protein — MARLYEIRADYDRETIVVYQAYADPIADAALEAQTFVRPFSFKRMTWIKPSFLWLMHRSHWGQKTGQTRILAVRITRAGWERALSLGELTSPERGVYRSAAEWERKFQSAPVHIQWDTERSSRGAALPCFSIQVGLSRHIIREFVEEWIVGIEDLTPRVRKWNAIRVGSSRSLKRELPGEKVYPVPGELTRKLLISD; from the coding sequence ATGGCCCGTCTGTATGAAATTCGAGCAGACTATGATCGCGAGACGATCGTTGTGTACCAGGCCTATGCAGATCCGATTGCGGATGCGGCGCTTGAGGCACAGACGTTTGTGCGTCCGTTTTCGTTTAAGCGGATGACGTGGATCAAGCCTTCGTTTTTATGGCTGATGCATCGCAGTCACTGGGGACAGAAAACGGGACAGACGCGGATTCTGGCGGTCCGTATCACCCGTGCCGGCTGGGAACGTGCGCTCTCACTGGGTGAGCTGACATCTCCCGAACGGGGCGTCTATCGCTCTGCAGCCGAGTGGGAACGGAAATTTCAGTCCGCGCCCGTGCATATTCAATGGGACACGGAACGGAGTTCCCGCGGAGCGGCTCTGCCCTGCTTCAGTATTCAGGTGGGCCTCAGTCGTCACATTATTCGCGAATTTGTCGAGGAGTGGATTGTCGGCATTGAAGATCTGACGCCACGGGTTCGTAAGTGGAATGCGATTCGTGTCGGGAGCAGCCGCAGTCTGAAACGGGAGCTGCCGGGCGAAAAAGTTTATCCGGTGCCTGGGGAATTAACTCGAAAGCTGTTGATTTCCGACTGA